From Hippoglossus stenolepis isolate QCI-W04-F060 chromosome 4, HSTE1.2, whole genome shotgun sequence, a single genomic window includes:
- the si:ch1073-145m9.1 gene encoding uncharacterized protein si:ch1073-145m9.1 translates to METGLHVLLYWPNIIGYIRIGLVFAAWAASETPAAFVPLYSVFIALDGVDGWLARRLGQSSRFGAWLDVVVDNLGRDMLWGLLFEWGWLVSALEWCVFVCNHNPRGDNWKNSFTSSPRFIQVVMANGFRTPLGTWVVSGLHCLPLWLYGYQWGFLSHWLYLPLWIQALGTMLLAAGRLLALSAEIWCIWTHIEYLTNDEPEEKKN, encoded by the exons ATGGAGACGGGACTCCACGTTTTGCTGTACTGGCCCAATATTATTG GATACATCAGGATTGGCCTCGTGTTTGCTGCATGGGCTGCCTCTGAGACACCAGCAGCCTTCGTCCCTCTTTACTCAGTCTTCATAGCACTTGATG GAGTGGATGGGTGGCTGGCGAGGAGGCTGGGCCAGAGCTCCAGGTTCGGGGCCTGGCTGGACGTAGTGGTGGACAATCTGGGGAGAGACATGCTGTGGGGCCTGCTGTTTGAG TGGGGTTGGCTGGTGTCTGCACtggagtggtgtgtgtttgtgtgtaaccaCAATCCCAGAGGTGACAACTGGAAGAACAGCTTCACCAGCAGCCCTCGGTTCATACAGGTCGTCATGGCAAACG GGTTCCGGACACCACTGGGCACATGGGTGGTGAGCGGGCTGCACTGCCTCCCTCTGTGGCTGTATGGGTATCAGTGGGGTTTCCTGTCTCACTGGTTATATCTACCTCTCTGGATCCAGGCCCTGGGGACCATGCTGCTGGCTGCAGGGCGCCTACTGGCTCTGTCTGCCGAG ATCTGGTGTATATGGACACACATTGAATATCTCACCAATGATGAgccagaggagaaaaagaacTGA